TATCATCCCAACGCATTTGATCCCGCAGGGAAGAAAAAAACGAACGATTTTCCTGTGTTGCTGCTAGAAGTTGTTTAGCAATTTCTTGGGTTTTAGCTTCGTAGGTGCTTGTTTGTACTTGTAATACCACTGATAATAAACTCCGTTAATCAAGACAAGGCTTTTTGGACAAAGCCTGTGTCTTCTATTTTGACGCTTTAATTTAGCTGTCACCATAACCTAGTAAAACAAGGCAAAAGTAAAAAAAAAGAACGCTGATTTTATAGGATGTTTAGCGATTTTAAATGGGTGGCTTATTTACGCCGTCATGTACTATAGCGGTTCCCATTCAAATGTGGTACAACATCATCTCGTAAGGTGTAGGGGCAATTCATGAATTGCCCCTACGGATGTACCTCACATAAATGAGAACCGCTATATTAATAATTGACGAATAAATTTTCTGTAGAGACGGCGATTTATCGCGTCTCTTAAACCTCATTAGTTTTGCAGGGTTGTAGAGGCGCGAAAGCGCCTAGCGGGGCGTTTGCGCAGTGTCTAATAGAGAAGCCCAGTCAAGATTTCGCGTCTCTACACTTGGGATGCTCCCCACTTTGGTGGAAATTTACCTATCTTTAACAAAGAGATTTTGATCCAAATCTTGCTAATTTAGATGGTAGCTGGATTTACGGCTTAACAGGATGTAACTGTTTTTTCCAATAGTCAGAATGGGTATACTCACTCTATACCTACATAAAACTTCATGGATATTTTATTTTCTAACTGGCAACACACACTCCAAGCCTTTGACGTTGACCAAGTAACATCAGAGAAAGCCTTTGGTAACTTGATTGCAGCTTACTCTACTCCTGTCCGCTACTACCATACACTGAAACACATTGAGCATGTCCTCAGTACAATTGAGATTTTGCAAGGCTATACTAACAACCTACCTGCTGTTCAACTAGCTGCCTGGTTTCACGATGTCGTGTATGATACTCAAGCTCAAGATAACGAAGAACGAAGCGCAGACTATGCTTTTAAGGTGCTGAGTAGCTTAGATATTCCAGAGAGTACAATAACTATTGTTACCCGTCTCATTCGGAATACTAAATACCACCAAGCGGCAATGGATGACTATGATAGCCAAGTTCTAATTGATGCAGATTTAGCGATTTTTGCTACTACCTCAGTCCAGTATCCAGAATACTCCCATGCTATTCGTCAGGAATATGACTGGATATCAAAAGCAGACTATATTGCAGGTCGTAGGCAGGTTTTAGAGGAATTTTTAAAGCGCCCCCGAATCTATTTTACGCCTTTAATGTTAGAGTTTGCTGAGGCATCCGCCCGTGCCAATATTCAAAGAGAAATTCAGTCTTTGGATTAAAGATATGCTTTTTGATGAAGAACTTTTAATTATTAGGTTATTTTTGCGCCAACAATTGATTTGTCTGTATCCAAAAATAAAAAATTAGAACTATTGATTTTAACGATTTCATACTTTTCCGTTAGAAACAAAGAACCAAGAGTAGCTACCATATCTCCAATAGAAACTTTATTAAATATTGGGATCTGTAAATTTAAAATAGATTGTGGGACGCTTTTAATATTTAAATACAATTTTCTTTCACTTACGTACCATACACCCATAAATTTAGTGCCGGTTATAACTTCTTTAGGTTTCGATAAAATGAATGTCTGAATTTTGGTTTCTCTATAGGTCATATCATCTTTGAATTCAATAGAAATTTTTTCCCAATCTGTATTAAAACGCCATTTCCCAATCAGTAAAAGTTCTATGTCTATATCAGTAAGATTACTATCAGTCATATCTACCTCCAAGATGATTTGCAATTAAGTTATGGTGAAGTTCCATTACAAACTTTTACACGAGAAAAGAATAAGTGCATCTGCCAAACTAACCAAGATTCCACCCGCCATGCTCCCATTGAAATCGGTTCAGCCAAGGAATTTGGGTATAATTCAAAGTTATATTGGTCATAGTGTAACCATTTAGCTGGTAAGTGTCCCATTGGTGTTGTCGAGGACAACTTAAAAGTTAGTTGGTCATAATCTAACCAATTTCCCTCTTTTCGCCAACCAAGGCGATCGCCAAGTATCTTTTGTGTTTCATAATCTATTTGACCACCTATTTCGTTCCAGATAGCTTGCTGAACACTAAAGCCAAAATAACCATGACTATATTGTTTCCAAAATTGATCGATAGTTTGGAAAGATTCACAAGAAAAGTTATCAATATCTTCCTTATAGACTTCATTCCAATAATTTTTCCCCATAACTTGTAGCATTAATTTAGTGGTTTCGAGATCAGCTTCTTTCCACATCTGCTGTGTGAGGAGATTTTGCAGTTCACTATAACTGATGCTATTACTACTTTTAAATTCTTTTGTGAATATGATATCTTTATTATTCAGTACCTTAATATCTCTTTCTTCAACAATAGGAAGAGACTTGATATCAATAATATTTTCCTCCGCTATTCCTAAAATATTTTTTTGATCGGCAATTTCATCTGATAGATAATTAGATATTAAGTAAATCGCTTTTTCTAAAGATATGGTATCGTCACTTAAATCAAAAATATGGGCTTGCCAATCCAATAATTGAGATTCAATAAAAGCATCTTTCAATCTTTCCTTTTTTTCATAGCTTGCTACCATAAAGTTGAGCAGATTTTCAGAAATCGTTTCAGCTTCTTCATGGCTAAATAAATTCAACTGAGACTGCAAAATATTATCTGCTAAATTTTTAATATCTCCGACAGTTGCATAAAAGTTTTCATCTACTTTGACAACCTCATCTATTAAAGATTGAAATGGATGAAAGTAATCTTGTAAAGTTTTCTCAAAATTAATTGCAGTTTCGGCTATTTTTGCTATTTCTTGACGAATCTTTGTAGCTCTTGTTTGGTATTCATAGATTTCTTCATACACCTCTAATTCTTTAATTATTTGCTGAATAATTTGCTTTTGATTTTTAGTATCTTCTGCTAGATTTTTAATTCCTGCACTAAGCAATTTTACTTTTTCTAACATCAAAAAGTTAATATTGCTCAATAGTAAAACTGATTTTAAGTTTTCTTGTTTCTCTAACTTTAATTTATCGAGAACTTGAGGATTTTTAATATTTTTTATTTCTAGCTTTTTCTTTCCTCATTCAGATTTTTTATTTCAAGATATTTTTTCGTAAACAAAATCTTCCAGTCATCTGTAAGTTTCAACAAAAACTCTTGATAACTATCTTTATAATTTTCTAAAAAATCAATAATATGAGTATAATCTCTAATTAATACTTGGATTTCTTTAAAAACTTTGCCCTGACTAATTTCTTCCTTTCGCTTAATTATTCCCCCAAAGTAGTTATGATATCGAACACCTTCTTTAATTAATGTTTGAGAGGCTCTAATTTTTTTTTGAATTATTTTTAGTTTGGGATTTTTTATAACAGGTAATTGATAGGTTTTTTCATAAATACTAATTTTTTCGTAAGTAATAAGTTGTCTTTGCAGTTTAGTTAGCATTATACTAATTCTAAAAAGTATGAATAACCGCTAAATTTTCATCCATTTCCATACCTGTTAATTTTTATCATAAAAGTAATTTAGGTCATCTTTACTTAGTGATTGATTTATCAAGGCTAGCCTTAATTTTAATGCTGGAAAGAGAATCTATCTCACTGCAATTTGCTGAGAAATGAGGTAAGACATCAAAAGCTGAAAACATTATGAATCATAACCTCTGCTGTACCTCATCCGAACAGAATAGCAAACGCCATAATAAACGTGCTACTCGACCTAGAATATCACCGAACGTCACAATAAACTTATCTCTACTCAACGATTTCCATTATTTTTGGAAGTTGATTCAGAAGTAGAGCCTCTCAAAACACATTCATGGTCAAGAGGCGACTATGTACACACAAGTCCTAAAAACCCAACTTCATAAGGCTCTCGTTTTCATACAGAATATAAAAACGAGAGAGAAATGTGAATGAAATCGAGCTTTTTTAGAATCGTATTTACACCTAATACCGTTTCTTTGTGAAGCTACATATATTTACCCCCCGATGTGTTGGGGGGACTTATTATGTGCATCTTCAGAAAGAACTCGTATTAGCCTGAAAAAGAGGGTTCGCTTATTTAGACGCTCCTGACTTCTGTTTTGAAAAAATCTGATTTACTCTAATAAAAGACTACACAAATTATCAATTTCTTGATTTTTTTCTGCAATCAGCCGATAGCCTACAGCTTGTAGCTGACGAAGATTTTCCGGCTTGGCATTATCGATTGCTTCCAGTTCTTCGGTTAAGAATGTTTGAAACCGATAATAAGAACTTTTCGTTTCTTTGTTATTAGGCTCAAACAATCGTTCTAATTGTCCGGCTACTACTTCACTACCACCATCAAGCACAATATTTAAAAGAGGTCTTCCCCATTGCAAGAGTCCCCATTTTTTTACTTCGTCATAAGGGTAGACACTTGTCAAAGAACCAGTACCTAATGAAACTACTAAAATATCTTCTGTATTCAGGACTTGTTTTTTATCTTGTCTACTAATTTGCGCTTCTACAATAGCTAAATTTGCTGGATTATTAGCAAACAATCCTCCATCTACTAAAGTGTAAAAGCCCTTGGTATTATGAGAAGTACTAACACGATGGGGAGCAAAATAAGTCGGAGTCGCGCTAGTTGCAAGTGCCGCATCTGCGATCGTAAACCCTGTACATAACTTGCGAAAGCTTCTAGATTCTGTCTGTTGTTTTTCAATTTTGTTTGTAAAGAATACGGGAATTCGCTGCTCAATATCGTAGCTAGTCACAAAAACTTCTTTGAGATTATTTTCTAGAAGGGTATTTCCAAAGTATTGCCTGAGAATTTCCTCTCTTCCCTCAGAAGAATATTTGGGCTGAACAAAGATATCTTCCAAATCACCCAGTATTCTTTCAAAAAATGGCTCGTAAAATATCTCTGCCCCATACTCAAGATATATTTGCAGAAGATCCTCAGCACTATATTGGGCAACTGACAAGTTTTCAGATATTTCTGAAGTTAATCGGGGTTTAGTTAGTCCAAGTGCTAGAATTCCTCCAGTTGAAGTGCCAGCAATTAAATCGAACAAACTAAAAATTGGCTTTTGTGTCCGCCTTTCTATTTCTGCTAAGAGTATTGTCGGGATAATACCCCGAACACCACCTCCATCAATAGCAAGTATTTTATATTTGGGGTTGGCTTTCGTATTCATGGTTTTTTCGGTTCCTTTTGAGCTAGCGTTTGTGTTTTTTAGGCTGTTGGCTTCTTCGCTGTCTTTTTTTGTCTTTTTTTTCCCTTTATTTGAGGCTTGTCACTTGCTAACGCAGTCGGAGACTGGATTGCTGAAGCTTTATCTCATGATTGTGCGATCGCAACTGGAATATGTGCTAAATCCCAATTAATTTTTTTTTAATCGCAACCTTTTAATCTTTAAATAATAATAGAACTTATAGTAAATCATAATTAATAAAGTCAAATTTAACCTTGGGCTTCTATTTAAATCTAGCTTCAAGGACATTTTTATATATATCAGTTATTTAATATGGGTGCAAGGACTGTTAAGAATTTAATTTTAAGACAGTTAAGACAGTTAAGACAGTTAAGAAAATTTTCTAAAATTTGCAAGTAATATATCAAAAACTTTTAGATATTCTCCTAATCCCCTCTTTTAAAGGATTAGAGTCAATAGTCCATCTTAAAAAAGGGAATTTAGTAGGGTCTTGAGCCGACTTATACTTTACAAAAATCCTCTAAAAAAAGAATGGATTAATTATCTGGCTCTTTGACGACACCTCCCCATGAGCAGTATTTAATTACTCTGAAAAAAAATAATTGAGGTTCAAAAATGATAGTAAAATTTTGTAAAATAATTAACCATGCTTGTAATAAGCTATACCTACGCCAAGTAAGAAAAACTTAAAAAATCAGCCTAATCAGCAAAAGCCCTTTTAGACAAGGATTTGAGATTTTACTCGCTGGATTTACGCCAAAGTGTACCAGTCTTCCTCATTGAAGGAAGTAGGTTACAGAAACAGACATTGGGCTAAACTTAAGAAAGTTGTGAGGACGCGAATGTGACTGACAAAAATCGTTCTCAATGGGATTTAGGCAGGTTTATCGAAACCCTGACTTACTTTGAGGTAATTCCTTTCCTTAACTGGGTGCAGCAGTTAATCCAAGGTCGTCCGAAGGATAATCAAGATAGACCCAATGGAGGAAGAAATTTGAGTGTAATATTAATAGCAGGTGCAACAGGTGGTGTAGGTAAACGAGTAGTGCAGCGATCGCTCCAACAGGGTTATAAAGTTCGCGCAATAGTTCGAGACATTGACAAAGCACGGTCAATTCTTGGTCATGATATAGACTTAGTAGTTGCGGATATCACACAACCAGAAACTTTAAATTCTTTAGTTATGGCTGATATCCAAGCTGTTGTTTGTTGCACAGCAGTGCGCGTGCAACCAGTTGAGGGAGACACAGCAGATAGAGCAAAATATTATCAAGGTATTAAATTTTACCAACCAGAAATTGTTGGCGACACCCCAGAAAACGTTGAATATCAAGGTGTTAAAAATTTAGTTCAAGCGGCTGCAAAATATCTACCCCAAGGAAACGAAAAACTAATATTTGATTTCACAAAGCCATCAGCAGAATTAAAAGATAACTGGGGAGCGCTGGATGATGTTGTTATGGGTGGCGTAAGTGCGAGTAATATCCAATTAGTAGAAAATACAGCTTTGTTTGCTGGTAATGTCTCCACCGCTAACTCTGGCGGATTTGCTTCTGTCAGAACTAAAAATTTTGATCCGCCCTTCAACTTATGCGATCGCGAAGGTGTAAAATTGCGCGTCAAAGGTGACGGTCAGCGTTATAAAATCTTCCTACGGACAGATACTAAATGGGATGGTATTGGCTATAGCTATTCTTTTGACACAGTAGCTAATACCTGGATAGATGTTCACATTCCCTTTGCAGATTTGATTCCCGTTTTTCGGGCAAAAGTTGTTAAAGATGCGCCGCCGATTGAGCAGAGGAGAATTTGTTCATTCCAACTGATGTTGAGCAAATTTGAATATGATGGCGCTTTGAATCCCCAATTTTCTCCGGGTGGTTTTACTTTGCAGTTGGAATCGATTAAAGCTTACGGTGGTGCAACTTTACCACAATTTATTCTCGTTAGTTCAGCAGGTGTGACTCGTCCTGGTCGCCCTGGCATTAATTTAGATGAAGAACCGCCAGCAGTGAAATTAAATGACCAATTGGGAGGAATTTTAACTTGGAAGTTGAAAGGGGAAGATAGTTTAAGAGAAAGCGGAATTCCTTATACAATTATTAGACCTTGTGCTTTAACCGAGGAACCAGGCAGTAAGGAATTAATATTCGAGCAAGGCGATAATATTAAAGGCAAAATCAGCCGTGAGGATGTGGCAGAACTTTGCGTACAAGCGTTAAAAATAGCGAAAGCTTGTAATGTTACCTTTGAGGTGAAACAGACAGACAATACTGTTAACTCTATCGATTGGCAGAGGCTATTTTCTAACTTAGTAAAGGATAAATAAGTGAATTGACTACAGACTTATATTCTGTAGTCATATCAACAAATTCTATGAAAAAAATCCAAGCGCTAATATTTGCGGGGATTTTAGCAACAATTATCTGGGTTGGGTTATTTGGAAGCACTGCTTCATCGCAGCAAGTAGAATCCCGCATCAATAATCTGGAAGCGGACTTTAATCGTGTCGAGTCACGGTTAAACCAGATAGAGTCTCAACTCGGTCAAAGCCGCCAGTCGCCATCCCGAAGAACAACACTTACTCCACAACAGTCAACTGCTTCCAGAGGGAACTTATCACAGCAAGATCGGATGTTTGATCGGCTGGCAACTTTGGTGATTGAATTGAAGCAACAAGTAAACAAATTAGAGGAGCGAGTTTCTAAATTAGAAACTCGTTAAATATTTCAATAGGACTTACGCAAAATATCTCTTAAACTCTCATTTCTCCGTGTCGCGCAAGTTGCTACAAGTCAGGGAACCGCAAGGGCGCACTGGCAACTCTATTGCCTCTGTGGTTCGTTTTTTCATGATTTTGCGTAAGTCCTGTTCAATTTATTATTAGTAATTTGTTAAGATAGTTTTGATTGTTTGTAGTAAGGACTTTAGTGCTTAGAGAATAAGGACTAAAGTCCTTACTACGAACTTAGTTACCATCAATAAGTATGGTTAAATTAAGAGGATGTTTTAAAAGTGGTTGGCTGTAATTTTAGGCACTTGTTGATCCCCCCTAACCCACGCCAGTCGCTCCACTTGGGGAGACCCCAAGACCGCGCTGGCTCCCCTTAAAAAGGGGGAAGAATCAAAGTCCCCCAATTTATCGGGGGATTTAGGGGGATCTAAAACTTTTTGCTACCGACCAGAGGACTTTTAAAACATCCTCTAAGATAGTAGCTAAATCTTTTTCAAGCTGTACTAATGAATTTTAGTTGTTTAAGAGAAAAAGAGCGTCAAATAGTGTAACCTGGTTTAAATTTCTGTAGAAAATTAAGCATGGCTGAAATCACAGTATCCGGCGACTCAATTAAGAAGCCATGACCCCCAGTATCGAGGACTACAAGTTCAGCGTTGGGAATGCCTTGAGTAAGTTGTTGAGAAAACTTTAGCGGGGTGAGAATGTCTTGTTTACCAACTAGAACTAGCGTAGGACAATGAATTTTTTGAAGGCGGTCTGTTGTGTCACATTCAAGTATGGCTTGGCTGTGATAATAGAGTGAATGAGTTGCAGGGGGGAAAGGATATCTGATTGCAAATTCGATTAGACCTTCGATCATTTCAGGAATCGAGTAGAAGGTATCTGTAAATATCCAAGGTAATACGACTTTTTCATAAAGTTTCAGGTCTACCTTATCGCAGAGTTCGCCCCAAGTCTCAATGATGCTGTTAAATAATCCATCACCTTTTGCCAATGATGAAAGTAGCATTAGACTTTGCACCTTTTCAGGATGTGCTAACACTAACTCTTGGGCTATTTGACCACCCATTGAATGACCTACTAAATGCACCTTATCGATCGCAAGATGATCGAGCAATGCTGCAACATCACGAGCCATCTGTTTCAGACTATACTGGCTCTTGGGAGCAGAACTTCGTCCCATGCCTCGGTTGTCTAAGCGAATAACTTGATACTGCGAAATCAGCGATGGCATAATCAACGACCAATAGGCATGATCGCAAAGGAAGCCAGCTATTAATAGCAAAGGCTCACCTGTTCCCTTAATGTCGTAGAATAAATCAATCCCGTTAACCTGAATCTTTGGCATAGTCAGCCCCTTTGGGGAATTAAAAATTAAAGATTAAAAATTAAAGATTACAATCCTCCTAATACCGTTTCTTTGTGAAGCTGCATATATTTACCCCCCGATGTGTTGGGGGGAATTATTATGTGCATCTTCATAAACAACTGGTATAAATTTATTTATGGGCTTGTATGCTTTTCTTGTTCGGTCAATAATTCTGTTAAACCTTATCTTAAGTAGCGATCGACAAGACTGACTGTTACATCTTAAATCTCTCGTCTACTGGAATTTGATAGCCGTTGGCGAGGCGATTAGTCATGTTGGCAGTGGCTGCGATCGCCATGAGTTCCCCGAACATGGTATCATTCATCCCCTTAGCCCGCGCTCCTGCTGTGTGCGAAGCGATGCAATACTCACAGCCATTAGTCGCACTCACGGCGATATAAATTAATTCTCGCATCAGTGGATCGATCTCACCGGGGCTAGTCATCACTTCCTTCACCGCTTGCCAAGTTCGTTGCAAGGTAGGGGGATGATTAGCTATGGCTTTCCAAAAGTTATTGATATAGTCATTCTGGCGGGTGGTGCGGATATCATCATATACTGCGCGTACTTCATCGCTGGCTTCTTCGTATTCAATCAGTTTAGTCATGCTTCTATGTTTTTACCTACGAACATTAGCGATGATGAAATTCGACCTCTTTCTCCAGAATTTTGATATCATAGCTGCCGAAGAAATCGTGGCCCAGTAAGCCGATACTTGCTTTAGGTGCGATCGCTACCTGAAGATTATTGGCTGTAACTCCACCTGCTGCAATAGATTTTACCTTACTGGTTGGAAATTCTACTTCACTACCATCAGCAATTTGAGCTTGCATTGTACCTGTAGCCTGGAGTTTAAGTGTATTCGCCATACTTTGAGTGATAATAGTTCCGCTAGCACCTGTATCTACAATCATTTCAAAGGTTTTTTTATCATTGAAGGTAACGTCAATCACAGGAGTTCCACCAAAGCGGCGTTTGATTAAGACTCGAAAAACTTTATCGTCTGAAGGTGCGGCTATATTGCCACAAAGTCTTTCTAATCCAACGGTTTTACCAGAGGAAGTTACCATGTAACATGCTCCTGGATCGTCAGCTATTGCCTGATGAGAGAATGCTAAAAATATCACTGTCGGCATTAGTGCAATCGCAGTTAAAGTCATGGTTTTAATGCCATGCTTAAAAACGTTATTCATGTTATCTTAATTCTCCAATTTTTTAGATATTTATTAATATCTAAATTATTTATAATAAGTACAAAATTTATTAACTATATCCTGGTAAAATCATGCATTTTGAGGTTGTCTATTGAGATATTTTATTTTTATATATTCCTAAAATAAAATTACATACTAATCAATATAGTAACTAGAATTACTGATTGATAAATTAAAGATTAGGTAAAGACATGATAAAACTACTGAGAGTTGATTTATCAAGTAAATATTAATTATCTGATTCAAAGTTTCCTGCTGTATATACAGCAATTGCGATCGCATTTTTCACAGCAATATCCCTCTGTTGTAAAATGATATTTTCACTCGTAGTACGCCCAGCGACTACACCGCAAATAGCTGCTGCGGCAAAATTATACACTCCAGCCATTTTAAATAGCGTGCCACATTCCATCTCATAATTCAAGATATTCAAGCGCCGATATTCTTCTGTGATGCCATGCAGCGATCGCATTAAATTTGGATTCGCTGAATCTATGCGTTCTTGTCCTTCGTAAAAAGTATCAACTGATGCCGTAATTCCTATGTAATGTTCAACCTTTAATTCTCGCGCGGCTTTAACTAAAGCAACTGTCAGAAACGGATCGGCTGCGGCTGGATATTCCACAGGCGCAATGTCAGCAGCTGCACCCTGGCGACACAATGCTGCACTACTAATAACGACGCTACCGACTGGTATATAAGGTTGAATCGCTCCGCAAGTTCCAATACGAATAATTTGCCGGATTCCTACTTGTATCAACTCATTTACCACAATACTTAATGAAGGCCCACCTATACCACTCGTCGCTGATAAGATGCTGCGGCCATTTGACAAGTATCCCATGTAGCTATTAAGACCGCGATTTTCTGACAAGAGGCGGACATCTTGGAAATAAGTTTGGGCAATTAAATGCGATCGCTCTGGATCGCCAGATAATAGGGCAATGCTGGGAGGCGATGAACCTAAATCATCTTGTCCAAAGCCAATGTGATAAAAGCGTTGATTTGCCATTCAATTTTGGATTATCTTACTATTTAGCTTACTTACGAACCATCGACTATAGAGCCAAGAATTGCTCTCGTTAGGTTGGGGGCGCTAAATTATTAGGACTTATGCAATTACAGCGTTTTTCAGGTAAATGAAGTACACATGTACATTGGTATCAACTTAACGCAAAAGTGATGTCATGCAAGGAACTTCAGTTCCTTGCAAATAGCAAAAGTCATCTGAAGATGACTAAATACCCAAAAAATATCTAGTCTACTTCAGTAGACTTTAGCTAAAAGCCAGAGAACTTTAGTTCAAGGCGGGTGATAAAGCCAACAGTTAAGCTAGGAATAGCTTACTTAAAATCATCTGTACCTCACCAAGTTGCAATCTGCTGTAACTGGTCACGCATGAACCAACAAGTATTGACCGTTACCAAGAATTTCACCATCACAACCGTCAAAATACGAGATGCACAAGAGCAAATAAAGTCTCCATATCCGGCAGAACTTGCCATAGTTCATGCCATAATTTAAATCTTTGACTGTTGTTTGATTTTGGTCAAAATTCATCAACCAATTTATCAAAGTCTTTGAATAGTTAGCACCATTTAAATACCATTGATTAATAATTTTCAGGTCTGTATTAATCTTTGGGATGACATCATAACTCCACACCCGCATATTTGGAAAAATGTATTTGTTGATAAAAGGATGGGTGATGTTTTCAGGTAATCTAGTTGTGATTATGTGAATTAAAACCTTGCCATCATCTTTGAGGAGAGAAGCCAGTCTTTGAAATGATCTCGT
This genomic interval from Nostoc sp. KVJ3 contains the following:
- a CDS encoding GUN4 domain-containing protein, coding for MLEKVKLLSAGIKNLAEDTKNQKQIIQQIIKELEVYEEIYEYQTRATKIRQEIAKIAETAINFEKTLQDYFHPFQSLIDEVVKVDENFYATVGDIKNLADNILQSQLNLFSHEEAETISENLLNFMVASYEKKERLKDAFIESQLLDWQAHIFDLSDDTISLEKAIYLISNYLSDEIADQKNILGIAEENIIDIKSLPIVEERDIKVLNNKDIIFTKEFKSSNSISYSELQNLLTQQMWKEADLETTKLMLQVMGKNYWNEVYKEDIDNFSCESFQTIDQFWKQYSHGYFGFSVQQAIWNEIGGQIDYETQKILGDRLGWRKEGNWLDYDQLTFKLSSTTPMGHLPAKWLHYDQYNFELYPNSLAEPISMGAWRVESWLVWQMHLFFSRVKVCNGTSP
- a CDS encoding patatin-like phospholipase family protein gives rise to the protein MNTKANPKYKILAIDGGGVRGIIPTILLAEIERRTQKPIFSLFDLIAGTSTGGILALGLTKPRLTSEISENLSVAQYSAEDLLQIYLEYGAEIFYEPFFERILGDLEDIFVQPKYSSEGREEILRQYFGNTLLENNLKEVFVTSYDIEQRIPVFFTNKIEKQQTESRSFRKLCTGFTIADAALATSATPTYFAPHRVSTSHNTKGFYTLVDGGLFANNPANLAIVEAQISRQDKKQVLNTEDILVVSLGTGSLTSVYPYDEVKKWGLLQWGRPLLNIVLDGGSEVVAGQLERLFEPNNKETKSSYYRFQTFLTEELEAIDNAKPENLRQLQAVGYRLIAEKNQEIDNLCSLLLE
- a CDS encoding CIA30 family protein, which produces MTDKNRSQWDLGRFIETLTYFEVIPFLNWVQQLIQGRPKDNQDRPNGGRNLSVILIAGATGGVGKRVVQRSLQQGYKVRAIVRDIDKARSILGHDIDLVVADITQPETLNSLVMADIQAVVCCTAVRVQPVEGDTADRAKYYQGIKFYQPEIVGDTPENVEYQGVKNLVQAAAKYLPQGNEKLIFDFTKPSAELKDNWGALDDVVMGGVSASNIQLVENTALFAGNVSTANSGGFASVRTKNFDPPFNLCDREGVKLRVKGDGQRYKIFLRTDTKWDGIGYSYSFDTVANTWIDVHIPFADLIPVFRAKVVKDAPPIEQRRICSFQLMLSKFEYDGALNPQFSPGGFTLQLESIKAYGGATLPQFILVSSAGVTRPGRPGINLDEEPPAVKLNDQLGGILTWKLKGEDSLRESGIPYTIIRPCALTEEPGSKELIFEQGDNIKGKISREDVAELCVQALKIAKACNVTFEVKQTDNTVNSIDWQRLFSNLVKDK
- a CDS encoding alpha/beta fold hydrolase — its product is MPKIQVNGIDLFYDIKGTGEPLLLIAGFLCDHAYWSLIMPSLISQYQVIRLDNRGMGRSSAPKSQYSLKQMARDVAALLDHLAIDKVHLVGHSMGGQIAQELVLAHPEKVQSLMLLSSLAKGDGLFNSIIETWGELCDKVDLKLYEKVVLPWIFTDTFYSIPEMIEGLIEFAIRYPFPPATHSLYYHSQAILECDTTDRLQKIHCPTLVLVGKQDILTPLKFSQQLTQGIPNAELVVLDTGGHGFLIESPDTVISAMLNFLQKFKPGYTI
- a CDS encoding carboxymuconolactone decarboxylase family protein, which codes for MTKLIEYEEASDEVRAVYDDIRTTRQNDYINNFWKAIANHPPTLQRTWQAVKEVMTSPGEIDPLMRELIYIAVSATNGCEYCIASHTAGARAKGMNDTMFGELMAIAATANMTNRLANGYQIPVDERFKM
- a CDS encoding TIGR02281 family clan AA aspartic protease, with translation MNNVFKHGIKTMTLTAIALMPTVIFLAFSHQAIADDPGACYMVTSSGKTVGLERLCGNIAAPSDDKVFRVLIKRRFGGTPVIDVTFNDKKTFEMIVDTGASGTIITQSMANTLKLQATGTMQAQIADGSEVEFPTSKVKSIAAGGVTANNLQVAIAPKASIGLLGHDFFGSYDIKILEKEVEFHHR
- a CDS encoding nucleoside phosphorylase, encoding MANQRFYHIGFGQDDLGSSPPSIALLSGDPERSHLIAQTYFQDVRLLSENRGLNSYMGYLSNGRSILSATSGIGGPSLSIVVNELIQVGIRQIIRIGTCGAIQPYIPVGSVVISSAALCRQGAAADIAPVEYPAAADPFLTVALVKAARELKVEHYIGITASVDTFYEGQERIDSANPNLMRSLHGITEEYRRLNILNYEMECGTLFKMAGVYNFAAAAICGVVAGRTTSENIILQQRDIAVKNAIAIAVYTAGNFESDN